The proteins below come from a single Caldisericia bacterium genomic window:
- a CDS encoding serine hydroxymethyltransferase, which produces MLKDLFNSDPEIFEAIYKEIKRQHENLELIASENFVSRAVLSSLGTPLTNKYAEGYPGKRYYGGCEFVDIAEELARERAKKLFNAEHANVQPHSGTQANMAVYFAVLKPGDTILSMELSHGGHLSHGSPVSFSGKLYNVVYYGVKKDTEIIDFDMVRDLARKHKPKLIVTGYSAYPRKIDFEKFREIADEVGSYLMADIAHIAGLVATGFHPSPVNTADFVTSTTHKTLRGPRGAFILTKEKYKKIIDKAVFPGTQGGPLMHVIASKAVCFKEAMSEEFKNYQEQIVKNAKALANTLKEEGARLVSGGTDNHLMLVDLRPFKITGKKAERILGSVNITVNKNTIPFDPEKPFVASGIRLGTPALTTRGMKEEEMKIVGKLIARVLKNPENESILNGVKKEVLSLCERFPLYPELRREMEVYMK; this is translated from the coding sequence ATGTTAAAGGATTTATTTAATTCAGATCCAGAGATATTTGAGGCTATTTATAAAGAGATAAAGAGGCAACACGAAAATCTTGAACTCATAGCATCAGAAAATTTTGTGAGTAGAGCAGTTTTATCAAGTTTAGGCACTCCCCTTACAAACAAGTATGCAGAGGGTTATCCTGGCAAAAGATACTATGGTGGATGTGAGTTTGTGGATATTGCAGAAGAACTTGCGAGGGAGAGGGCAAAGAAACTTTTTAATGCAGAACATGCCAATGTCCAACCCCATTCTGGAACACAGGCAAACATGGCAGTTTACTTTGCAGTTTTAAAACCGGGGGATACAATCCTTTCAATGGAACTCTCACATGGAGGTCATCTATCTCATGGAAGTCCAGTATCTTTTTCAGGTAAGCTTTACAATGTTGTTTACTATGGAGTAAAAAAAGATACAGAGATCATTGATTTTGATATGGTTAGAGACCTTGCCAGAAAGCACAAACCAAAACTTATAGTAACAGGATACTCTGCATACCCAAGAAAAATTGATTTTGAAAAATTCAGAGAGATAGCTGACGAGGTGGGATCGTATCTTATGGCTGATATTGCTCATATTGCAGGATTGGTTGCAACAGGTTTCCATCCATCACCAGTGAATACGGCAGATTTTGTCACTTCTACAACGCATAAGACATTGAGGGGTCCGAGGGGAGCCTTTATTCTTACAAAGGAAAAATATAAGAAAATTATAGATAAAGCTGTTTTTCCTGGAACTCAAGGTGGTCCACTCATGCATGTGATAGCTTCAAAGGCAGTTTGCTTTAAGGAAGCCATGAGTGAAGAGTTTAAAAATTATCAGGAACAGATAGTAAAGAATGCAAAAGCGTTAGCTAATACTTTAAAGGAGGAAGGTGCAAGACTTGTATCTGGAGGCACAGATAATCACTTAATGCTTGTAGACTTAAGACCATTTAAAATAACAGGTAAAAAGGCAGAGAGGATATTGGGGAGTGTAAATATTACAGTGAACAAGAATACAATACCATTTGATCCAGAGAAACCATTTGTTGCAAGTGGAATTAGACTTGGAACACCTGCATTGACTACAAGAGGGATGAAAGAGGAGGAGATGAAGATTGTTGGAAAACTCATTGCCAGGGTATTAAAAAATCCAGAGAATGAGTCTATTTTAAATGGGGTTAAAAAGGAAGTTCTTTCTCTTTGTGAGAGATTTCCTTTATATCCTGAGCTTAGAAGAGAAATGGAGGTGTATATGAAATGA
- a CDS encoding CBS domain-containing protein produces MKVRDIHKTITIEPPVVFENDSIEKVVEVLLKDPRSRSVYVVDKEEKLVGIIPTSIILKTTHILKGKRTVAKEDTFNALKISKARVAKDIMLPPIYVFENEDIVDALEAMVMEKIEELPVVDKSKKVIGDLNCMEIIKNLWSK; encoded by the coding sequence ATGAAGGTAAGAGATATTCATAAAACGATAACAATAGAGCCTCCTGTTGTCTTCGAAAATGATTCCATTGAAAAAGTGGTAGAGGTTTTACTTAAAGATCCTCGTTCAAGGAGTGTATATGTTGTGGATAAGGAAGAGAAACTTGTAGGTATAATACCTACATCCATTATTCTCAAAACCACACATATTTTGAAAGGCAAAAGAACTGTAGCGAAAGAAGATACATTTAATGCCTTAAAAATATCTAAAGCCAGGGTAGCTAAAGATATCATGCTTCCGCCAATATATGTTTTTGAGAATGAAGACATTGTCGATGCTCTTGAAGCTATGGTGATGGAGAAAATTGAGGAGTTGCCAGTGGTTGATAAGAGTAAAAAGGTTATAGGGGATTTAAACTGCATGGAAATTATAAAGAATCTATGGAGTAAATAA